DNA from Lemur catta isolate mLemCat1 chromosome 7, mLemCat1.pri, whole genome shotgun sequence:
GTTCCTTCCACTTCCCCAGGTGCCTCCTTGAGAACACTAAGAGAACTCAACCATCCTCAGTTTGAAGGTCCCCCGTCAGGATACCCTTCCCGACCTCCCTCCAACTGGGTTTAGTGCCCCTTTTATGAGTTCCCCTAATATCCTGTACTTCCCAGGGGCCCCTGCCAAGCTGTGAGCTCTgggaaggcagggactgtgttgTCTTGCTTACTGCCTAGCACAGAAAAGGctcttaataaatacttgcttaATACATTCACTCAACTTTGAACAGGtgttaattgagcacctactatggtgTGATGCTGTGCTGTGGAGGGAGGAGCAGATATTAGAATGATCAGGTCATTCTAATTGGTCATTGGGAAGCACCTACCTGAGATGAGATTCACAGGACACAGGATGGGCTGAGGAGAGGGAAGTAGAGTTATTATAACGTCTCACccggctacacacacacactgggttTCCGTGGAGTAGCCTGAATCCCTTGATCAAGGGCTACAGCTCCCGTCGTGGGACCCTCCCTACACAGATACTCTGTCCAGGTTCCAGTaacctccctgccctccccctcagACCTTGGGGCGGTAAAGGCTTCCTGCTGTTGGTAGCCACGGGGCACTGCTCTATCCCTGCTGGAGTCCCTAAACACCGCCTCCGTTTATAAATCGTTCCTTTATCGGACTCTCCTCAAATTACCGTATTTGAGAGCGTGCCATCTGTCTCCTGCAGATATTGACAGGAACAAGCTTAGCGGGTTTGAAGAACAGAAAGGGCAGTAGGTCTGAATGGAAAAGCGAGGGAGAACGTGGTGCCGATGAGGCAGGGGCTGGCCCTTTCGGGGGGCAGGGGCTAGACCTCCGTAGCCTTGAGGAATCTGGGTGCGTGCATGGAAGGAAGAGTAGTTGAATGACCGGAAGCACACACGCGTCAGTAAACTAGTGATCtaaggaaggaataaaaggaTGAGGTCGCTCCCTGGACCCGGCCCCAGCCAGGTGGATTCCCCCACGCTGTTTGTGTTCTCTACCCAGCAGGATGCGGGAGGGCCCCGGGCCGGAGGAGTCGGAGCCGGGCTGCGAAGCGCAGTGCACGGGGTCCTGCCACGCGCAGCGCGTCCTGCAGACCCTCAACGCGTACCGGCGGAGCGGCACCCTCACCGACGTGGTGCTGCGCGCAGGCGGCCGCGACTTCCCGTGCCACCGCGCGGCGCTCAGCGCGGGCAGCGCCTACTTCCGCAGCCTGTTCGCGGCCGGGCGGCCCGAGCGCGGCCTGGCCGTGGTGCCCGTGGCGCCGGTGGCGCCCGACGCGCCGGGCGCGGGCCCggccggggcggcggcggcgctggcCGTGGTGCTCGACTACGTGTACGGCGCGGGCGTGCGGCTGCGCGCCGAGGACGAGGCGGCCGCCGTGCTGGCGCTGGCCGAGCGGCTGGGCGTGGCGGGCCTGCGCGAGGCCTGCGTGCGCTTCCTCGAGGGCCGCTTGCGCGCCGCCAACAGCCTGGCGCTGCGCCGCGTGGCGGCCGCCTTCTCGCTCACCTCGCTGGCCGAGCGCTGCGGCCGCGTCCTGCGCCAGGCCTTCGTCGAGGTGGCGCGCCACGCCGACTTCCTGGAGCTGGCGCCCGACGAGGTGGCGGCGCTGCTGGCCGACCCCGCGCTGGGCGTGGCGCGCGAGGAAGCGGTGTTCGAGGCGGCCATGCGCTGGGTGCGCCACGACGCGCCGGCCCGCCGCGGGCAGCTGCGGCGCCTGCTGGAGCACGTGCGCCTGCCGCTGCTGGCGCCCGCCTACTTCCTGGAGAAGGTGGAGGCCGACGAGCTGCTGCAGGCCTGCGGAGAGTGCCGCCCGCTGCTGCTTGAGGCCCGCACCTGCTTCATCCTGGGCCGCGAGGCTGGCGCGCTGCGGGCCCGGCCGCGGAGGTACGGCCGCCGCCCCCTAGCCACCCACCCCCTGTTACGTTCTTCAACCACTCACTCATTTCTGCATCGTCCTTTCACTATCTTGGTCATGCCTCTTGATGAAATTGTCATTCGTTCAACATCTTATAGGCTTAGAGCTGGACGTTCTGCCCTCGAGGAGTTAACAGGCAAATGGGGAAGATGTAGGGATCCCACACCTGGCGCACATTCTTTCTCTCGCCCATGCACCCATAAATCCGAGTGCTTACTCTGCGCAGGTCCTGCACTGAGTGCCCGGGACATGGGGCTAATTTGGAAACACCCTTTGCCCTCTGGGAGTTCACAGACTAGTGAGGGACACAAAGAGGCAGGGGAATGGGGAAAACATGAGACCTATTCCCACCCCTGGAATGTCAGACTAGGAGACTATGGGTAGGTTGGTCCAAGATGGTCTGTCACTCCCACCCCAGGGACAGAAGACAGGGATGACACTGACCATTATATCTTTAACACTAAGCACAGAGCCTGGGacaaaaaatgctcagtgtcaaaGGAATTAGAAAACCAGTGGCTAAAGAAAGGGTTTGGAAATTCTCATGGGGTCAGTGAGGAGTCAGTGGGAGGAAAGACTGCTTTGCTGAAAGGGTGAGTACTCTGGTTCAATAGAGTTCGTGATCGGGGGCTGGCTTTAAGAGATAGTCATAGGAGGAAGGAGGCAGCAAAATTAGCAGTTGGGGATGTAGGCCAGCAAAGGGTGTTGAAGAGGATGAGTTAGCGTTAGACAAACGTGGGcttgaattccagctctgtcacttattggctgcatgaccttgggcaagccatagtccgtaagcctcagtttcctcctctgtgaaaggGATAATAAATCCCTACCTAATAAAACTGTCATAGGATTAAACGAGGCGATTTTTCTAGGCAAGGACAAGGGCTcggtaaagatttttttttcctgtaatttagA
Protein-coding regions in this window:
- the KLHL35 gene encoding kelch-like protein 35 is translated as MREGPGPEESEPGCEAQCTGSCHAQRVLQTLNAYRRSGTLTDVVLRAGGRDFPCHRAALSAGSAYFRSLFAAGRPERGLAVVPVAPVAPDAPGAGPAGAAAALAVVLDYVYGAGVRLRAEDEAAAVLALAERLGVAGLREACVRFLEGRLRAANSLALRRVAAAFSLTSLAERCGRVLRQAFVEVARHADFLELAPDEVAALLADPALGVAREEAVFEAAMRWVRHDAPARRGQLRRLLEHVRLPLLAPAYFLEKVEADELLQACGECRPLLLEARTCFILGREAGALRARPRRFMDLAEVIVVIGGCDRKGLLKLPFADAYHPESQRWIPLPSLPGYTRSEFAACALRNDVYVSGGHINSRDVWMFSSHLHTWIKVASLHKGRWRHKMAVVQGQLFAVGGFDGLRRLRSVERYDPFSNTWAAAAPLPEAVSSAAVASCGGRLYVIGGAGQDGVNTDKVQCFDPKEDRWSLQSPAPFSQRCLEAVSLEDTIYVVGGLMSKIFTYDPGTDVWGEAAVLPSPVESCGVTVCDGKVHIFGGRDDRGESTDRVFTFDPSSGQVEAQPSLQRCTSSHGCVTIVQSLGR